The stretch of DNA GAAGCGGAACATATCACGGAAGCCGGAGTCCTCTATCACTTCGGATCCAAGGAGAAACTTCTCCTTGCCGTAGTGGAATACAACGACAGGATGGTCAGCAACGACATCGCGAAGCAGCTGGGGATCAAGAAGGATTTGTATGAAGTGCATACCATCGGAAGGGAATATCCGGTAGGTATCCACGATCTGACCATTGCTACGGCAAAGGTGAACACCAAGCGGGTTGAATTTGTGCGTCTCTATACCTTGCTTCAGGCCGAGTCCCTTAATGAGAACCATCCCGCTCATGAGTTTTTCATGAATCGTGAGCAGAGCGTGCTTGAAGA from Bifidobacterium sp. ESL0800 encodes:
- a CDS encoding TetR/AcrR family transcriptional regulator — protein: MTKEQRKTSILRTASSLISNYGFWGLTIREVAEAEHITEAGVLYHFGSKEKLLLAVVEYNDRMVSNDIAKQLGIKKDLYEVHTIGREYPVGIHDLTIATAKVNTKRVEFVRLYTLLQAESLNENHPAHEFFMNREQSVLEEYAIASKRDGAKNPEETARQVLAAMDGLQFRWLHNLEGMDFVVEWEKILELILPSKG